One Oncorhynchus mykiss isolate Arlee chromosome 25, USDA_OmykA_1.1, whole genome shotgun sequence genomic window, AGGTGAAAGCGGAGGAGTTAACTGAATGCAATGTCAATACGGATCACATTTTCTACACTATTTACTCCACGTTTGGAGCATTCTACATCCCTACTCTGCTGCTTATTGTGCTTTATGGAAGGATATACTTAGAAGCACGTAAGATCATTTTGAAACAGTCACCCAAAAAGGTAGGGAAAAGACTCACTTCAGCGCACCTGATCACCAACTCCCCTGGATCTGTGGCATCGACATCATCTTCTCAGTGTAAAATACACGATACCCACTTCAGTGACACGGGGTCCTTGGCAAGTAAGAACCATGTGAAAGTAACCGTGTCCGACGCACTTTTGGAGAAGAAAAAGATCTCAGCTGCTAGAGAGAGGAAAGCGACCAAAACATTGGGAATAATATTAGGCGCATACATTATATGCTGGTTGCCCTTTTTCATATACACCCTGGTGGTGGCCGCCTGTGAAACTTGTTTTTACCCCGAGATGTTTGACTTTTTCACCTGGCTTGGTTATCTCAACTCGTTAATCAATCCAATTATATATACCATGtccaatgatgactttaaaaaAGCTTTCCATAAACTCTTACGCTTCAGATTTTGCATATCCTGAACATATGTCTTCCATGTCCTATTTTGTTTGCATTATTGCTCCATACAATACAGCATACAATACAGATACCCTTGTGTGGTGTTATATGTGTAAATGCATTCATATGATGCAATTTAGGGCACGATAAACCTTTATGTAATGATGGTATTATGGGGACACCGTATAGGACACACAATTTTTACACAGTAGCTAACGTTGCGCAATACTCTAATTCAGGTTTAATATGTCATATATACTTAAGCCGATTATAATAAATTGTGAATACAACTGATTTGTTATTTGTGTTTCGCAAGGGCTCCCATTTGGGGATTATGGTGGCTCGCGGCGCATTGCGCGTTATTCCCTTCGCGACTGACCGTTGCATTTCAGATCCGCTGCATCATTAGTAAGAGCTATCCAAACCAGACTCGACTGAAACCATTACTTCTGTACATTGGCTGGCTATGACATtatccactgggcacagacgtcagttaaGCGTCTAGTTTGGATTTAcattggttgagttgtcaactactgtgaattcaaca contains:
- the LOC110505309 gene encoding 5-hydroxytryptamine receptor 1B-like, with translation MERSSQLQPALYGQMMNITNDTNGTESPELDENDESLAYQTGLAVILFVVTLATTLSNAFVIATIYQSKKLHTPANFLIASLAVTDLLVSILVMPICVLYTVSHTWTLGQVTCDIWLSSDITCCTASILHLCVIALDRYWAITDAVEYSKKRTPARAAGMIVTAWVIAISISLPPLFWRQVKAEELTECNVNTDHIFYTIYSTFGAFYIPTLLLIVLYGRIYLEARKIILKQSPKKVGKRLTSAHLITNSPGSVASTSSSQCKIHDTHFSDTGSLASKNHVKVTVSDALLEKKKISAARERKATKTLGIILGAYIICWLPFFIYTLVVAACETCFYPEMFDFFTWLGYLNSLINPIIYTMSNDDFKKAFHKLLRFRFCIS